The Spartobacteria bacterium DNA segment AGTTTGCGCCATCTTCCGAAATTAAAAGAATATCCTCGTCAAAGATAAAGCCCACAACTTGATCAACGATTCCAGATGCACCGTAGTATGGATATGGCCCAGGCTTTCGATCGCTTTGGGTGATCGGAACGCGGCGCGAATCCAAGTTCTTTGCCAACGTCCCGAGTTCGCGTTTCGGCCAGTCGGAGTGGATGGGGATGTGGGGGCGGTAGTTGTCGAATACGGCGCGGGCATTGCCGCCAATGGAACGATGCGCTTCATCGGAGATCACGAGGTCAAAATCTGTGGGAGAGAATATCCGTTGATACTTGTTGTTGAAGAGCAGCGACTGCACCGTTGTTACAAGAATCTCCGCCCGATTCCAGTCGTCCCGGTTCTGTTTGTAAATGACGGTTTGAAAATCAGCGGAAAGTAGTGCGGTGAAGGCTTTCTTGGCCTGATCTTCCAGTTCGAGCCGATCCACAAGAAACAGTACCCGACGCGCATTGCCTGAATGCAGAAAGAGCTTGATGACTGCGGCTGCAGTGAGTGTTCTACCTGTACCGGTGGCCATTTCGAACAAGAACCGGTCTTTTCCCTCTTGAACCGCGCGCTGAATGGCGTGAACCGCCTCTAATTGATACGGTCGGAGGAATCGCAATTTGTTGCTCTGAATATAGTCCGCCCGTTCCGCCTCGTTCTGCCAGGCAGCCGCGCTTTGATAATTCGGGTGTTGGGTCAGAACAATGTAAATACAATAATGCTTCATAAACATTACAAAGGGCTTGTTAAAAACCGTAAGAAGCAGGCCAGGCAGTATTTCAGAATAGAACCGGTACAACTTGAAGCAATCATGATTCGGGGGGCGTGATTCATTTGACAATATGCCAGATGCGACATAAGTTTATGTTATGAATAAACCGTTAAGATGGTTGCATGGAGAGATAAAGACGCCACCTATGGGCATAGAGGCCCGTAGGGAGGCGGGTTTTATTCTTCGTTCATTGCAACAGGGGTTAAACGTAGGAATGCCTCATGTGCGCCCCATGACAGTGATTGGCACGCGTTGTGTTGAGTTGAGAATTAACGATGTCAATACAACGTGGCGAATCATGTGTTCTGTAGAATCGGATGCAATCGTTATTCTGGACGTGTTCAGGAAGAAAACACAGCAGACCCCAAAAGCGGTAATTCAGCTGTGCAAAAGTAGATTGGCAATGTATCACGAGGATATCAAATCATGAAGACACTCGATAACGGATGGGTTGAAGGCGATGTTCAGGACTTCTTAGAGCTGTCCCCCGCTGATATGGAATATATCGAAGCAAAGATGACTCTGGCCCATAAGCTCAAAGAAATTCGCACATCCAAGGGTATGACTCAGACCGCGCTTGCAAACGTATTGCATACCAGTCAGAGCCGTATTGCCCGTATGGAGCATGGAGACCCGGACGTAACCATCGATTTGCTAATGAATGCCTTGTTCACGCTGGGATTGAAACGCGACAAGCTGTTTTAAATTACGCATTGTCACAGTATATTGCTCTGGATTTTACAGCACAAATGGACGGTCTTTTTTTTGCGCGATGCTTCTGCAAACAGCAACAAGAAATCTTTATTACAATAAAATTTTGACATTTAATAAACGGTCATCATGGCTCGCAATCAGGGAGCAGAAAAGGTCTGTTCACAAAAATTTTGGGTTCCAATAGGCTCGCCCATTCTTGGTTTTTGCGAACGAAGAGTAGAAAGGTCAGCGCCCCCTTGAGTGATCCACTTCTGTAATTGGCCGATAGTAGCGACATGGATCGCTGTTTTGCTGAAGCAATCAGTGGATAAAAGAGCTGTGTCACCTTGTCTGTCTGCTTTTGATTACCGAAAGTATCTGTCCTCTTTTCGGTTGCTGGTTGCTCTTTTGGCAAAAGCCGGGTGGCGTTTCATTTATTTCGACGAGTGTACATCAAGCATTCACAGTGTCCTGTGTTGTTTTCACCGGTAAAAAATCGTTTTTATTACCTAGAACGTTGCTCTGATCAGATGAAAACAGGCCGATTTAGCGCCTAAAAGGCATCCATGGGACACTTTCGGGACACTTTGCATGTTTATTGTAGCCTTATTTGCGCTACATATACGGATTGTGCTATAAAATGACGATGTAAGGAGGGGTGGCGTAAGGTGCTGGCTATCAAGGGGAAAAGATGGTGGCGGCACAGGGACTCGAACCCCGGACACGCGGATTATGATTCCGCTGCTCTAACCAACTGAGCTATGCCGCCGTGCGATGGAAACCATCGGAAAACGTGTTGGAAAGTATATGGATGGGGGCATGGATGCAATATCTTTTTTCAAAAAAATACATTTTAATAGTATGACTGAAAAAAACGGCGGACGGACGACCATGATGCGCGGGGTGAAGGCGTTCGTTATTTAATAAAACACATTGACGGACTGACCGGTCAGTGTTAATCGTTGCGCCGTAAATCAGATGGCGAAAGGGATCACCA contains these protein-coding regions:
- a CDS encoding type II toxin-antitoxin system RelE/ParE family toxin translates to MNKPLRWLHGEIKTPPMGIEARREAGFILRSLQQGLNVGMPHVRPMTVIGTRCVELRINDVNTTWRIMCSVESDAIVILDVFRKKTQQTPKAVIQLCKSRLAMYHEDIKS
- a CDS encoding XRE family transcriptional regulator, producing MKTLDNGWVEGDVQDFLELSPADMEYIEAKMTLAHKLKEIRTSKGMTQTALANVLHTSQSRIARMEHGDPDVTIDLLMNALFTLGLKRDKLF